The following DNA comes from Mycolicibacterium lutetiense.
AGCACCCCGAACGCGGCGAGCGGGATCAGTGATCCGATGATGGCCAGCGAGAATCCGATGTTTTGTACCATGATTTTTCGGGCGTGCCGCGTGTGGACCAAGACCTGCGGCAGGTGGCGCAGGTCTTCACCCATGAGCGCGACATCGGCGGTTTCGATCGCGACATCGGTGCCCATGGCTCCCATGGCGATTCCGATGTCGGCGGTGGCCAACGCGGGGGCATCGTTGACCCCGTCGCCGACCATGGCGATCGGCTTGCCACGAGCCAGCTCGGGCAGCAGCCTGGCCTTGTCTTCGGGCAGCAGTTCGGCATGCACGGTGGTGATGCCGGCCTGGGCCGCCAGCGCGTCGGCGGTGCGCCGGTTGTCGCCGGTGAGCATCGCCACCTCGATCCCGATCCGGTCCAAAAGCTGCACGGCCTCAGCGGCTTCCGGGCGCAGTTCGTCACGAACGGCGATGGCGGCGATGACGCGGCCGTCGCGTTCGAGAACCACGACGGTGGCACCCGCATCTTGCAGACGTGTCACATCGTCAGTCAGCGGGCCCGGTGGAATCCAGCTGGGCTTGCCGAGCCGGATCGTGGCGCCCTCAGCATGGCCCTGGATTCCGTGCCCGGCGATCGCGGTCACCTCGCTGGCCGGTGCGGTGTCCTCGGCGGCCGACAGGATCGCTTCGGCCAGTGGATGTTCGCTTCGGGCTTCCAGCGCGGCCGCGGTGCGCAGCGCCTGCGCCTCGGTGACACCGCCCACCGTGACGGTCGTGACGACCCTGGGTTTGTTGCGGGTGAGGGTACCGGTCTTGTCCAGGGCGACAACTTTGATCCGCCCGAGTTCTTCGACCGCCGCCCCGCCTTTGACCAGAGCACCTTGGCCGCTGGCGGCGCCGATGGCCGCGACCACCGTCAGCGGCACCGCGATCGCCAATGCACAGGGGGAGGCCGCCACCAGCACCACCAATGCTCGCTCCAGCCACAGCGTCGGATCCCCGAGCAGGGCACCGATCCCGGCGATCGCCGCGGCGAGCACCATGATCGCCGGCACCAGCGGTTTGGCGATCCGATCGGCCAGCCGTTGGCCGGCACCTTTGCGTTCCTGGGCTTGCTCGACGAGATGCACAATGCGGGCCAGTGAACTGTCGGCGGCCAGTGCGCTAACCGTGACTTCGATGGCACCGCCGCCGTTGATCGCCCCGGCGTGCACATCGCTGCCGGGTCCGGCCTCGGCCGGGACCGATTCGCCGGTGATCGCTGAAAGGTCCAGGTTGGTGCGGCCCGAGATGATCGTCCCGTCTGTTGCCGCGCGTTCCCCAGGCCGCAGCACCATCACATCGCCGAGCGCCAAATCCTCGGGCGACACGGTCATTTCGAGGCCGTCGCGGATCACCGTGGCCCTGGGCGGCACCAGCGACAGCAGGGCGCGCAGGCCGCGGCGGGTACGGGTGACCGCGTAGTGTTCGAGGCCCTCGGCGATCGAGAACAAGATTCCCAGCAACGCCGCTTCGGCGATCTGCCCGAGCGCGACCGCCCCGACCGCGGCGATCGTCATCAGCGTTCCCACGCCGATGCGGCCGTGCCGCAGGTTGCGTAGCGCGTCAGGCGCGAAGGTGGCCGCGCCGATCCCCACCGCCACGACTTCCATGGCCAGCGACCAGGATCCGTGTCCGGCCCGGGCGAGCAGCCATCCGGCCGCGAGCGGCACCGCGGCCAGCGCGGCCAGTTGCAGTTCGCGGACCTGCCACAGGTTCTCGGGGCCGGCGTGTGGCTCATTCTCCCGGGGCCCGCAGCATGCGTCAGACACGGTCGGTCTCGATGCGCGCAGTCGTCCCCAAGACCGCGGCGGTCAGCGTGCGACCGCGCTCAGTCAGCCGGTACATCACCAGCCGTCCGTTGCGGCGCGAGACCACCATGTCGGCGACCTTGAGTTGGCGCAGGTGATGGGACACCAGGTTTTGCGGGGCCCCGACAACCCAGGCCATATCGCAGACACACATCTCCTCACCGTCATGCAGGGCGGCGGCGATCCTCAGACGTGTCGGGTCGCCCAGAGCCCGGGCGGCCGCGGCGGCGGGTTCGACGTGCCCCAGGTCGGGCAGGGCGGTGCGGATCGCCTCAGCGTGCGGCAGATCCAGGCACAACAGGTCGCAAGCGTCCACCGATTCCTCATCCATACTCATATCCTAATGTATGTTGATATGACTACGGAAGGAAGCGTTGATTGCCCGTTCCGGTCGCATCTTGCTCACTGCGTTCGTGATCGCCGCGATGGCAACCGACCAGGTGCCGCACGTGGGGTAAGTCCTACTCACCTATGCCGAAAGCCTGTCCGGTGCAAGGTTTCGCACGCGAATCCAACCGCACCAGCAGGCACTTCGTCGGCTCACTCCTACGGAATGTGCAGCGATGGGGTCGGCCCGGACTACCGGCGGGGCGATGAAAGCGATCAGAAACACCACGACACCGACAACGCGGGTTGCGATGCCGATAACACTGAGGGCTACGACTGCTTCTCGCAGGCGATGCCGTCGCCGTCGCGGTCGAGGTGGTCGGCATAGCCGGGATCGTCGGTCGTCATGTTGGATCGGCCGTCGGCGTAGGCGTCCTTGCAGTACCGATACGGCGGATCGGCCTGCGCCATGGGGGCTGTACCAATGGCGCCGCCGATGAGGGCCGCTGCGACGGCGAAGGCACGAAACATGTGAACCCCGTGTCATCTTGAATTGATGAACTCGTAAGTAAGCGCATGGTAGTACGCGCAACCCGGCGCAGGGCACGTTTGCTGAGGAATCCCATCGGTTGTGCCCGGCGAGACCGGCGGGCCAGAACCAAGCGTCCCCGCACTGGCATCCCGGGCGGCGGCCGACCAATATGGACGGGTGCACAATGGCTGGCCGACATGTGAAAACCGCGCCGAGGGCGCCTCGTGAGTACCGGCGCCGAAGTGGTGGTGAACCGCCTGCTCGCCGAAGGTGTCGACGTGTGCTTCGCCAACCCGGGCACCTCGGAGATGCACTTCGTCGCCGCGCTGGATGCCGCCCCGGCCATGCGTCCGGTGCTGTGCCTGTTCGAAGGCGTCGCGACCGGAGCTGCTGACGGGTACGCCCGCATCGCCGGCACCCCCGCGGCGACCTTGCTGCACCTCGGCCCCGGAATGGCCAACGGTCTGGCCAATCTGCACAACGCCCGGCGCGCGTTCACGCCGGTGGTCAACGTCGTCGGCGATCATGCGACCTACCATCAACCGCTCGACGCGCCGCTGGAATCCGACATCGACGCGCTCGGGCGCTGGACACAGGGTTCGGTGCACCGGCCCGAATCGGCCGCCGACCTCGACGCCGCCGTCCACGCCGCAGTGCACAGTGCGACCAGTACACCCGGACGGGTCGCCACCCTGATCCTTCCTGCGGACTATTCCTGGGGCAGCACGCCGCAGAACCTCTTGTCGGACAACGGTGTCGGGGGATCGGAAACCGGCGACGCCGACACGCTCCTGGACGCCGCGGGCGCCGCCGAACTGCTGCGCGCCCAGGGGGAGCGTGCCGTGTTGTTGCTCGGCGGTGCCGCCACCCACGCCGACGGTCTGCGGGCGGCAGCGCGAATCAACGCGGCCACCGGGGCGCGCGTCCTGGTCGAGACCTTTCCGGCCCGGCTGACTCGCGGGCAGGGGGTGCCTGTCATCGAGCGCCTCGGCTACCTCGCCGAGCAGGCCACCCAACAGCTCTCGGGGGCAACACATCTGGTGTTGGTCGGGGCGAAGTCCCCGGTGTCGTTCTTCGCCTATCCGGGCAAGCCGAGCGTGCTGGTGCCCGACGGTACCGAAGTCAGCACCCTGGTTGTCGATGAATTGGTCGGCCTCGCCGACGAATTGGGCGGGGTGGCGCCGGCCCCAGCGCAACCCGGCCCCGCCGAGTTGCCGACGGGACCGCTCAACCCGCAGAACCTGGCGCAGGTGATCGCCGCGCTGCTGCCCGAGAACGCGATCATCTCGGATGAGGCCAACACCAGCGGCGTGTTCCTGCCGGCCGCCACCGCGTCGGCCCCGCGCCACGATGTCCTCACCCTCACCGGTGGCGCGATCGGGCAAGGCCTGCCGGTGGCAGTCGGAGCCGCGATCGCCGCGCCGCACCGCCCGGTCATCGCCCTGCAGTCCGACGGCAGTGCCGCATACACCATTTCGGCGCTGTGGACGATGGCTCGCGAGCAACTCGACGTCACCGTGGTGATCCTGAACAACCACGCCTACGCCATCCTGCAACTCGAGTTGTTACGAGTGGGTACCCAGGCCAACGGGGAACGGTCGCGCTCACTGCTCGACCTGAGCCGTCCCGACATCGACTTCGCCTTGATAGCACAGGGATTCGGTGTCCCGGCTACTCGGGCCACCACCGCGGAGCAACTCGCCGACCAGTTCCGCACGGCGCTGGCCGAGCCGGGGCCGCACCTGATCGACGCTGCGCTGCCGACCTGGTCGCCGGGTTGATCACTGGCTCGGCCGGCGCTTCTCCAGTACCACCGCTGCGATCGGAATGCGCATCTCCTCGGGCTCGGCGGACAGTCGCGCCGCGATACCGGCATGCAGCCGGTCGTAGAAGACCGGCAACCGGTCCGGGTCACCCTCGATTGCCGCGCCCAGATCGGCGAACGCGGTGAACCGGCAGAAATCGGCCCAACGGGTCCCGAAAGCGCTTGCGCCCCTGTCGCCTTGGTAGGCAGCGAAGATCCGGTCCTGCGCGTCGATCACCTCCACGTGCTGGATCTCCAGCCGCTCGAACCGGCCCGACGGGGCGAATGGTGCGGTGAAATCCACCGCGCGCCGTCCGGCGATCGGAAGTGACATCCGGGTCACCTCCTCGGCGCTCACCACACCGTCGGTGATCAGCTCGGTCAACGCGCCGGCGATGGAGCGGAACAACGGGCGATACCCCACGTCGCCGTCATCGTCCAGTGCGGTCGTCAATACCACCAGCCGGCCACCCGGATACAGCTCGCGGCCGCGAAAAGCAATGAATTCGTGCCAGTCGTGAGCGGCCTGCCTGGCATAGGCCGCGCGCACCCGTTCGTCGTTGCTGTAGGCCGCGACGACGTGGTCGGTGACCGGCATCGGCACCGTGCTCAGTCTCGCTACTGCCCATGCTGACCAGCCGAGGTGGACACTGTTCGAGGGCAGGATCTGGCTGTAGAACGACCGGCCGATCGCCGAACTGAAGGTGGCCGAATCCCGGTGCCGATAGGACTCCGGATCCTCCTCCAGGATTCGGAACATCGTGGTGAAGTCATTGTCGGCGACATCGGTGTGCGTCACCAGAACCGAGTGCTCGGGGCGGGTGCGGCCGCGGACGGCCGCGATGGCGGCATTGATCGGTTGCATCGAATTCTGCGCAGTGCCGGCCCCGTAGTCGGCGATGACGATCGGCTGTGGCGGCGTCGGGATCGGTACCGTGTGCGCCGCCAGCTGCAAAAGGCTGATCGCCGAACTCATTCCGGCGGTGTGCGGGCGGGGTGTGGTTCGGCGCGGCTTGGCCATGGCTAGGTTCGCCGTCGCCGCCGCAGCAGCAGTCCGATGAGAATGCCCATGACGAAGATGATGACCAAGATGAACCACATCGGCGACTCGACGGTCACCCACAGCACGTGAACACCCACCCGATCACGGTTCTGCGCGACGAAGATCCCAGCCAGGCCGACCAGGAACAAGGCAACCCAGTAGCGGAGTGCCACCCGGCGTGCCGGTCCTGCGGTCTCGGGGGCATCCGACTCGTCGCGGGGCATACCTCGACGGTAACCCGCGACTCACCGGCCATGACACACTTCGGAAGTGAAAAACGGAGGGGGAGCCGCGCGGACGGCGATCATCGTGCCTACCGCGCCACCACTCTCACCGTGGGCGGCAAGGGGCTGATGGTCCCTCCGATCCAACTGGACATCACACCGCCGGCCGGAGTGGCCAAACCGCTTATCACCGATTCGATGAGCAGTTCATCGAAGACCAACCGGGAAATCACCGTGCGGGTCTTCACGGCCCACATCAAGCAGGCCGGCACCTACCGTATTGACGCCAAGGCATCGGTCTTCGAATCTCAGAATCCCCGGTTGATATTCGGGCACAGCAGCCCGTACTACTGGGTGATGTGGCCCTTCATCGGGATGGCGATTCTCGCCGGCGTCGCGCTCGCCCTCTCCGCCGTGTGGGCGCAACGCTCGGGCAAGCGGGCGTATCCGGTATCCACCTTCACACCGACGTATACGCCGACCGATGTCGGGATCCAGGTTCCCAACGATCAGGCGGTCCGGATCGAACAGCTCAAAACCATTGCTGGCCTGCGTGATACCGGTGCGCTGACCGAAGCCGAGTACGAAGGCGAGAAGCGCCGGATCCTGGGCAGCTGAGGCTGCCCGGCCTGTCAGTGCCCGCGGGCGACCCACTCGTCGTAGTGCACGATCTCGTCACCGATGGTGGTGGTGTCGCCGTGGCCGGTGTAGACGACGGTCTCGCCGGGCAGCATTCCCAGCCGCTTGGAGATCGAGTCCAGGATCGTCGGGAAGTCGGAGAACGATCTTCCGGTGGCGCCCGGCCCGCCCTGGAACAGGGTGTCGCCCGAGACCACCGCGTTCAGCTCGGGGATCGACCAGCAGACTGATCCGGGGGAGTGTCCCGGGGTGTGCAGGGCGTGCAGCTCGATGCCGCCGGCGCGCAACACCAGACCGTCCTCGACGGTGTGAAACTCACTGTCGGGGTGGACGGCTCGCCACAGCATCTCGTCGGCCGGGTGCAGCAGCACCGGGGCGTCCAACGTTTTGCCCAATTCGGGAGCGACGGTGATGTGGTCGTTGTGGCCGTGCGTGCACACCACCGCGACGACGTTGCGCCCAGCCACGGCCTCGATGATCGGGGCGGCGGTGTGGGCCGCGTCGAACACCACGACATCTTTGTCGTCACCGACGACCCAGATGTTGTTGTCGACGTCCCAGCTGCCGCCGTCGAGTTCGAATTTTCCGCTGGTGACGACGCGCTGGATCTGAGAGGGCCCGCTCATTTCTTCAGCACCACCACGGACCGCAGCACCTCACCGGCGTGCATCTTGTGGAACGCATCCTCGATCGCGTCGAGGCCGATGCGCTCGGAGACGAACTTCTCCAACGGCAGCCGGCCCTGCAGGTACAGGGAGATCAGGGTGGGGAAGTCGCGCTCGGGCAGGCAGTCGCCGTACCAGGAGGACTTCAAAGACCCGCCGCGGGAGAAGAAGTCGACCAGCGGCATCTCCAGCGTCATATCCGGGGTCGGGACGCCGACCAGCACCACGGTGCCGGCCAGGTCGCGGGCGTAGAACGCCTGCTTCCAGGTTTCGGGGCGGCCGACCGCATCGATCACGACGTCGGCACCGAAGCCGCCGGTGAGGTCCTGGATGGTCTTGACCGCATCGAGCTCACGGGCGTTGATGGTGTGGGTGGCACCGAACTCGCGGGCCACGTTCAACTTCCGGTTGTCGACATCGACGGCGATGATCTTCTTCGCGCCGACCAGGGCGGCACCGGCGATCGCGGCATCACCCACACCGCCGCAGCCGATCACCGCGACGGTGTCGTCACGGGTCACCGCGCCGGTGTTGATCGCCGCACCGATGCCGGCCATCACCCCGCAGCCCAGCAAGCCGGCCACCGCCGGGTCTGCCGCGGAATCGACCTTGGTGCACTGACCTTCGTGCACCAGGGTCTTGTCGGCGAACGCGCCGATACCGAGCGCCGGGGTCAGCTCGGTGCCATCGGTCAGCGTCATCTTCTGGGCCGCATTGTGGGTGTCGAAACACAGATGCGGGCGACCCCGCTTGCAGGCGCGGCATTCCCCGCACACCGCGCGCCAGTTCAGAATCACGAAGTCGCCGGGCTCGACGTGGGTCACGCCCGCACCGACGGACTCCACGGTGCCGGCAGCTTCATGCCCCAGCAGGAACGGGTATTCATCGTTGATGCCGCCCTCGCGGTAGGTCAGGTCGGTGTGACACACCCCGCAGGCGAGGATGTCGACCACCACCTCACCGGGACCCGGATCGGGGATGACAATGTCGACCAGTTCGACCGGCTGACCTTTGGACCGGGAAATCACACCTCGCACCGTCTGGCTCATGCCTATAACTTAATCGACACCGGACAGGTGTCCAATTGCCGACCGGCGCTCGGCGTCCGTGGAATCCCGGCCCGGCGGAGCATCCTCGCGTTACCGTGGGTTGTGGTCGACGATCGAACCCAACTGCTGGTGGTCGCACGCTCGGCGTATCGGCGAAATGACTGGCGCACCAGCTACGAATCCTTCAGTCGCGTCGACGGGGTACAGACCCTCGGCACCGACGATCTGGCGGTGTACGCCGCCGCGGCCTGGCGTCAGGGCTACGGCCGCGAATCCGTGCGGATCAACGAGCAGGTCCACACCCGCTTGCTGCGCACGGACCCGGTGCAGGCGGCGATGAAGGCGGCCGAGCTCGGCCTGGCCTGGTTGGCCCGCGGGCACGTGGCGCTGGCGGGCAGTTGGGGGCACCGAGCGCAGGCACTGCTCGACGGCATCCCGTTGACCACCGCGCACGGTTACCTGGCGTACCTGCTCGCCGTGACGGCGGCCGATGCCGGCGATCACGTGCGGTTCGCTGCGGCGACAACACGCTTGGCTGCCGTGGCCGCAGAACTGGACGATGCGGCTCTGCTAACGCTCGCGCAGGCGCTGGGCGGCATGGCGGCCGGCGCCGCCGGTGACCCGGCCGGGTATCAGGCCCTCGATCAGGTGCTGCTGCCGGTGCTCGACGAACCGGTGCCGGTCGAATGGGCGGCAGACGTGTACCGCCGGGCGTTGAATCTGGCGCACCGCCGGGGCACCGCTGATCGGGTGACTTCCTGGTCGCAGTCGATGCAGCGGTGGTGTGAAGCCACCGAACCGGAATCAACACAGTCGTCCTACCGCGCGGTCTGTGACGTGCACCGGCTCTCGGCGGTCGCCGACGGCGATCCGGGTGAGCTGGTGCGGCGGGTGGTCGGCCTGCGTCGCCTGGTCGCCGATGTGGATGCGGTGGCAGCGGGCCTGGTCGAGGAATTGCTTTCGCGGAGCTTGGCAGCGAGTCGGGGGCGTGCCGGATAGATTTGGCCGCGATGAGCGTCGCCGAAGTCCTCCGTGTAATCGATACCTGGCCGGTCGACTCGGCCGCCGCAGCCGTGGTCGGCCCGTCCGGGGTCCTGGCCGACCGTGGCGACACGAGCAAGGCCTTCACGTTGGCCTCGGTGACCAAACCGCTCGTGGCGCGGGCCGTGCAGATCGCGATCGAAGAGGGCGCGGTCGAACTGGACACTCCGGCCGGCCCGCCCGGTTCGACGATCCGCCACTTGTTGGCGCACGCGTCGGGGGTGTCCATGAGTTCGGCCGAGGTGCTGGCGCGCCCGGGACAGCGCCGGATCTATTCGAATTACGGATTCGAACTATTGGCCCGCGCCGTCGAGGACGCCGCCGACATCGAGTTCGGCCGCTATCTGACCGAGGCGGTGTTCGAGCCTCTGCAGATGTCCACATCGACATTGTTGGGCGGGACGCAGGCGGCCGGGTTCGGCGGCGTGTCGACCGTTGCCGACCTCGCCGCGTTCGCCGCCGAGTTGCTTCGGCCGGCACTGGTGTCACAGCAACTGCACGACGACGCGGTGACGGTGCAGTTTCCCGGGCTCGACGGGGTGCTGCCGGGGTTCGGGGTGCAACGGCCGAACGACTGGGGGTTGGGGTTCGAGCTCCGGGACGGCAAATCGCCGCACTGGACCGGATCGGCAAACTCGCCGCGCACGTTTGGACATTTCGGCCAATCGGGCACGTTTCTGTGGGTCGATCCGGCCGCTGACCTGGCCTTGGTGGTGCTGACCGACCGCGATTTCGGGGACTGGACCTACCCGCTGTGGCCGGCAATTTCTGATGGTGTGCTGAGAGAAAACGGGACAGACTAGCGCAACACTGGCCTCACGGGGCACAATAGACACGCGCGACACAGACAACTGCATGCTCGATCGGAATACCAGGCCGTTGGGGAAGACGTCCCTCGTATCCGAAGGAGTAGCAGATGCGTGCGTCGAACCAATTCGCCGATGCGGCGACGGGCGTGGTGTATGTCCATGCCTCACCCGCAGCGGTGTGCCCTCACGTTGAGTGGGCGTTGTCGTCGACCCTGTCGGCGCGGGCGAACCTCAAGTGGACGCCGCAACCGGCCATGCCCGGCCAGTTGCGCGCGGTAACCAATTGGGTTGGGCCCGTCGGCACCGGGGCGCAGCTGGCCAATGCCCTGCGCTCCTGGTCAGTGCTGCGCTTCGAGGTGACCGAGGATCCCAGTTCCGGAGTGGACGGACACCGCTGGTGCCACACCCCCCACCTCGGCCTGTGGAGCGGTGCCATGAGCGCCAACGGCGACGTCATGGTCGGCGAGATGCGGCTGCGGTCCCTGATGGCCGGCGGCGCCGACATGTTGGCGGCCGAACTCGACACCGTCCTCGGTACTGCATGGGACGAGTCTCTGGAGCCCTACCGCAACGGCGGTGACGGCGGCGAGGTGTCCTGGCTGAACCGGGGCGTGGGATAGTTCGTCAGCCACGCGCCCAGAGGCAGTAGCCGCTGAGCTTCGTCGTGAACATGTGATCGCTGACCTCGAAGGTCAGTGACTGCCCCGGCTCGGCGCTGAACGTTGCGGGCTCCGACGTCTCGCCGGCGCCCAGGACGTCGACAACCTCGACGCTGCACCGTGCCTCGACGGTCTGCGGTGTCCCCGTCCACATGCCCGCCCGGGCTTCCGGGTTCCGCCGGCCCTGTCCGTGCAGGATCACCGGGGGCCCGGTGGTCAGCCAGTGGTCCGACGAGGGATAAGGGCCACCGAATGTCTGCCAACTGGCTCCATCGCATAACAGCAGGCGCCGATTGTTGCCGAGTTGTCCGGGATCTACCGGTGTGAGCGCCCCGGCAAGGCTCTCGGTGCACGCCGAGTTTGGTTGAGGCGCCGTGGTTTCGGATGGCCCCTGCGGCACCGGTTCGGGTTCTGCCTGTGCGCACGCACTTGTGCTGAGTGCGGCAGCCACAGTCAGAGCTGCCGCACTCAATGCCAACGCGCGAGACATCGGTTTATACCGAAATCGTCTTCATCGACGACAGGTCGGTGCGCATCAACCGGACGTTGTAATCACCCCAGTAGGACAGGTTGTAGTACAGGTATTGCGAGTTGTCCTGCACGACATTGCCGTTCTCGTCGACGGTGTTGAAGTAGTCGGTACCCGACATCGGATGGACCATCGGCGCGTACATACCGGAATTGGACGTCCCGTTGTTGTTCACCAGCTTCGTGGTATCCGACCATGAACCCTGGGGTGAATCGGACACCCGCATCACCACGTTGTTGCCGCCGTCGGTGTAGAGCACGACGTACTTGCCGAGATACTCGTTGTACTGCACCGACATTTCGCTGACATTGCCGCCCGTGGGCAGGCCGCCGACCCAGATACCGTTGGCGATCTTGGTGAACAGCCCGAGCGTGAAGAAGTCGGCCACCTTGTAGAGCGTCGGCAGGAAATCGGTACTGCTGGAGCCGAACACCGGGG
Coding sequences within:
- a CDS encoding DUF3145 domain-containing protein; protein product: MRASNQFADAATGVVYVHASPAAVCPHVEWALSSTLSARANLKWTPQPAMPGQLRAVTNWVGPVGTGAQLANALRSWSVLRFEVTEDPSSGVDGHRWCHTPHLGLWSGAMSANGDVMVGEMRLRSLMAGGADMLAAELDTVLGTAWDESLEPYRNGGDGGEVSWLNRGVG
- a CDS encoding LPXTG cell wall anchor domain-containing protein → MPRDESDAPETAGPARRVALRYWVALFLVGLAGIFVAQNRDRVGVHVLWVTVESPMWFILVIIFVMGILIGLLLRRRRRT
- a CDS encoding class I SAM-dependent methyltransferase, with translation MAKPRRTTPRPHTAGMSSAISLLQLAAHTVPIPTPPQPIVIADYGAGTAQNSMQPINAAIAAVRGRTRPEHSVLVTHTDVADNDFTTMFRILEEDPESYRHRDSATFSSAIGRSFYSQILPSNSVHLGWSAWAVARLSTVPMPVTDHVVAAYSNDERVRAAYARQAAHDWHEFIAFRGRELYPGGRLVVLTTALDDDGDVGYRPLFRSIAGALTELITDGVVSAEEVTRMSLPIAGRRAVDFTAPFAPSGRFERLEIQHVEVIDAQDRIFAAYQGDRGASAFGTRWADFCRFTAFADLGAAIEGDPDRLPVFYDRLHAGIAARLSAEPEEMRIPIAAVVLEKRRPSQ
- a CDS encoding S-(hydroxymethyl)mycothiol dehydrogenase encodes the protein MSQTVRGVISRSKGQPVELVDIVIPDPGPGEVVVDILACGVCHTDLTYREGGINDEYPFLLGHEAAGTVESVGAGVTHVEPGDFVILNWRAVCGECRACKRGRPHLCFDTHNAAQKMTLTDGTELTPALGIGAFADKTLVHEGQCTKVDSAADPAVAGLLGCGVMAGIGAAINTGAVTRDDTVAVIGCGGVGDAAIAGAALVGAKKIIAVDVDNRKLNVAREFGATHTINARELDAVKTIQDLTGGFGADVVIDAVGRPETWKQAFYARDLAGTVVLVGVPTPDMTLEMPLVDFFSRGGSLKSSWYGDCLPERDFPTLISLYLQGRLPLEKFVSERIGLDAIEDAFHKMHAGEVLRSVVVLKK
- a CDS encoding MBL fold metallo-hydrolase — protein: MSGPSQIQRVVTSGKFELDGGSWDVDNNIWVVGDDKDVVVFDAAHTAAPIIEAVAGRNVVAVVCTHGHNDHITVAPELGKTLDAPVLLHPADEMLWRAVHPDSEFHTVEDGLVLRAGGIELHALHTPGHSPGSVCWSIPELNAVVSGDTLFQGGPGATGRSFSDFPTILDSISKRLGMLPGETVVYTGHGDTTTIGDEIVHYDEWVARGH
- a CDS encoding SHOCT domain-containing protein, with the protein product MTHFGSEKRRGSRADGDHRAYRATTLTVGGKGLMVPPIQLDITPPAGVAKPLITDSMSSSSKTNREITVRVFTAHIKQAGTYRIDAKASVFESQNPRLIFGHSSPYYWVMWPFIGMAILAGVALALSAVWAQRSGKRAYPVSTFTPTYTPTDVGIQVPNDQAVRIEQLKTIAGLRDTGALTEAEYEGEKRRILGS
- a CDS encoding excalibur calcium-binding domain-containing protein; translation: MFRAFAVAAALIGGAIGTAPMAQADPPYRYCKDAYADGRSNMTTDDPGYADHLDRDGDGIACEKQS
- a CDS encoding acetolactate synthase large subunit, whose translation is MSTGAEVVVNRLLAEGVDVCFANPGTSEMHFVAALDAAPAMRPVLCLFEGVATGAADGYARIAGTPAATLLHLGPGMANGLANLHNARRAFTPVVNVVGDHATYHQPLDAPLESDIDALGRWTQGSVHRPESAADLDAAVHAAVHSATSTPGRVATLILPADYSWGSTPQNLLSDNGVGGSETGDADTLLDAAGAAELLRAQGERAVLLLGGAATHADGLRAAARINAATGARVLVETFPARLTRGQGVPVIERLGYLAEQATQQLSGATHLVLVGAKSPVSFFAYPGKPSVLVPDGTEVSTLVVDELVGLADELGGVAPAPAQPGPAELPTGPLNPQNLAQVIAALLPENAIISDEANTSGVFLPAATASAPRHDVLTLTGGAIGQGLPVAVGAAIAAPHRPVIALQSDGSAAYTISALWTMAREQLDVTVVILNNHAYAILQLELLRVGTQANGERSRSLLDLSRPDIDFALIAQGFGVPATRATTAEQLADQFRTALAEPGPHLIDAALPTWSPG
- a CDS encoding serine hydrolase domain-containing protein, whose product is MSVAEVLRVIDTWPVDSAAAAVVGPSGVLADRGDTSKAFTLASVTKPLVARAVQIAIEEGAVELDTPAGPPGSTIRHLLAHASGVSMSSAEVLARPGQRRIYSNYGFELLARAVEDAADIEFGRYLTEAVFEPLQMSTSTLLGGTQAAGFGGVSTVADLAAFAAELLRPALVSQQLHDDAVTVQFPGLDGVLPGFGVQRPNDWGLGFELRDGKSPHWTGSANSPRTFGHFGQSGTFLWVDPAADLALVVLTDRDFGDWTYPLWPAISDGVLRENGTD
- a CDS encoding ArsR/SmtB family transcription factor: MDEESVDACDLLCLDLPHAEAIRTALPDLGHVEPAAAAARALGDPTRLRIAAALHDGEEMCVCDMAWVVGAPQNLVSHHLRQLKVADMVVSRRNGRLVMYRLTERGRTLTAAVLGTTARIETDRV
- a CDS encoding heavy metal translocating P-type ATPase, which produces MSDACCGPRENEPHAGPENLWQVRELQLAALAAVPLAAGWLLARAGHGSWSLAMEVVAVGIGAATFAPDALRNLRHGRIGVGTLMTIAAVGAVALGQIAEAALLGILFSIAEGLEHYAVTRTRRGLRALLSLVPPRATVIRDGLEMTVSPEDLALGDVMVLRPGERAATDGTIISGRTNLDLSAITGESVPAEAGPGSDVHAGAINGGGAIEVTVSALAADSSLARIVHLVEQAQERKGAGQRLADRIAKPLVPAIMVLAAAIAGIGALLGDPTLWLERALVVLVAASPCALAIAVPLTVVAAIGAASGQGALVKGGAAVEELGRIKVVALDKTGTLTRNKPRVVTTVTVGGVTEAQALRTAAALEARSEHPLAEAILSAAEDTAPASEVTAIAGHGIQGHAEGATIRLGKPSWIPPGPLTDDVTRLQDAGATVVVLERDGRVIAAIAVRDELRPEAAEAVQLLDRIGIEVAMLTGDNRRTADALAAQAGITTVHAELLPEDKARLLPELARGKPIAMVGDGVNDAPALATADIGIAMGAMGTDVAIETADVALMGEDLRHLPQVLVHTRHARKIMVQNIGFSLAIIGSLIPLAAFGVLGLATVVFIHEFAEVLVILNAIRAARTQPLPGLTISPATSAAAHNLDIGALPPGHR
- a CDS encoding chemotaxis protein CheY, encoding MVDDRTQLLVVARSAYRRNDWRTSYESFSRVDGVQTLGTDDLAVYAAAAWRQGYGRESVRINEQVHTRLLRTDPVQAAMKAAELGLAWLARGHVALAGSWGHRAQALLDGIPLTTAHGYLAYLLAVTAADAGDHVRFAAATTRLAAVAAELDDAALLTLAQALGGMAAGAAGDPAGYQALDQVLLPVLDEPVPVEWAADVYRRALNLAHRRGTADRVTSWSQSMQRWCEATEPESTQSSYRAVCDVHRLSAVADGDPGELVRRVVGLRRLVADVDAVAAGLVEELLSRSLAASRGRAG